In one window of Primulina tabacum isolate GXHZ01 chromosome 8, ASM2559414v2, whole genome shotgun sequence DNA:
- the LOC142553279 gene encoding uncharacterized protein LOC142553279 isoform X1, translated as MPGPGPHMIYALGSGQALLHATNGRFGPHHCVVYTINSFFGPDIGSFAEWLTSTLGLGRALGSSVEPWIHDPLYYVLILGLPLTMLYCWASRILLQKGLLASVSGIPLTRRQCFLLLSAGSLSHFFLDHLFEENGHSTMYTWILSTGWWKSRAPINPDAVVVIAILCTILICGFIYINSRLKPLESLRKRTERSTRLTLIVAIVYCLWCAIQVYLVKPPRPAVGEEADLGVLVFLGIYFFLPQWLCILSMNPKEFQDSTEQLPL; from the exons ATGCCGGGCCCGGGCCCTCACATGATATACGCTCTCGGGTCGGGCCAGGCTCTCCTTCATGCAACCAACGGGCGGTTCGGGCCACACCACTGCGTTGTGTACACGATCAATTCCTTCTTCGGGCCGGACATAGGTTCGTTCGCCGAGTGGTTAACTTCCACGCTGGGTTTGGGCCGGGCTCTAGGCTCCTCCGTCGAGCCGTGGATACACGACCCCTTGTACTATGTTCTGATTTTGGGTCTTCCTTTGACGATGCTATATTGTTGGGCTTCAAGAATTCTCCTCCAAAAGGGTCTTCTTGCTTCCGTTTCTGGG ATACCACTAACGAGGAGACAATGCTTCTTGTTGTTATCTGCGGGATCATTATCGCATTTTTTCTTGGATCACTTGTTTGAG GAGAATGGACATTCTACAATGTACACTTGGATCTTAAGCACCGGTTGGTGGAAGAGCCGAGCCCCGATCAACCCTGATGCTGTTGTTGTAATTGCCATTCTGTGCACAATCTTAATCTGTGGTTTTATTTATATCAACAG CAGATTAAAACCCTTGGAATCACTGAGAAAACGAACCGAAAGATCCACCAGATTAACCCTCATAGTCGCAATCGTTTACTGCCTATGGTGCGCGATTCAGGTTTATTTGGTTAAACCTCCTCGACCAGCTGTCGGGGAAGAGGCTGATCTTGGAGTTCTAGTGTTTCTTGGTATTTACTTTTTCTTGCCTCAGTGGTTGTGCATTCTTTCGATGAATCCAAAGGAGTTTCAAGATTCGACTGAACAACTTCCACTTTAG
- the LOC142553277 gene encoding xylose isomerase-like, whose amino-acid sequence MITMIQMKSALFLLLVVFINGVCNIVNAASLPMCPADVESDCANGSGEWEGEFFPGIPKIKYEGPSSKNHLAYKWYNAEEEILGKKMKDWMRFSVAFWHTFRGTGGDPFGAPTKMWPWEDGTDSLAMAKRRMRANFEFINKLGVDRWCFHDRDISPYGKTIKETNANLDAVVALAKELQGTKIRPLWGTAQLFHHPRFMHGAATSSELGVYAYSAAQVKKAMEVTHYLGGENYVFWGGREGYQSLLNTDMERELDHMARFFEAAVAYKKKIGFNGTLLIEPKPQEPTKHQYDWDAATAANFLRKYGLIDEFKLNIECNHATLSGHSCHHELETSRINGLLGNIDANTGDPQVGWDTDQFMMDVGEATLVMLSVVKNGGLAPGGFNFDAKLRRESTDVEDLFVAHIAGMDTLARGLRNAAKLIEDGSLADLVRRRYQSFDSELGAQIEAGKADFELLEKKAMEWGEPVVTSAKQELAEMIFQAAL is encoded by the exons ATGATCACGATGATACAAATGAAGAGTGCCCTTTTCTTGTTATTGGTTGTTTTTATTAACGGGGTCTGTAACATAGTG AATGCGGCTTCGCTGCCAATGTGCCCGGCAGATGTTGAGAGTGATTGTGCCAATGGTTCTGGTGAATGGGAAGGGGAGTTCTTCCCAGGTATTCCAAAGATTAAATACGAG GGTCCTTCCAGCAAGAATCATCTCGCATATAAATGGTATAACGCAGAGGAGGAAATTCTTGGGAAAAAGATGAAG GACTGGATGAGATTCAGTGTTGCGTTTTGGCATACTTTCCGTGGAACTGGGGGTGATCCGTTTGGCGCACCAACAAAGATGTGGCCATGGGAAGATGGCACCGATTCTTTGGCAATGGCTAAGAGAAGAA TGAGAGCAAACTTTGAGTTCATAAACAAGCTTGGGGTGGATAGATGGTGCTTCCATGATCGGGACATATCTCCATATGGTAAAACGATCAAG GAAACTAATGCTAACTTGGATGCAGTGGTGGCTCTTGCCAAGGAGCTTCAG GGAACAAAGATTCGTCCGTTGTGGGGTACTGCCCAGTTGTTCCATCATCCTCGGTTCATGCACGGAGCTGCAACTAG CTCTGAACTTGGAGTATATGCATACTCTGCAGCACAGGTGAAGAAAGCCATGGAG GTCACACATTATCTTGGTGGAGAAAATTACGTCTTTTGGGGTGGCCGTGAAGGTTATCAATCTCTTTTGAACACAGATATGGAAAGAGAGCTCGATCATATG GCAAGATTTTTTGAAGCAGCTGTTGCCTATAAGAAGAAAATTGGATTTAACG GTACACTTCTTATTGAACCAAAACCCCAGGAGCCTACAAAGCACCA GTACGATTGGGACGCGGCAACAGCCGCTAATTTCCTTCGAAAATATGGATTGATAG ACGAATTTAAACTTAACATCGAGTGCAACCATGCAACTCTGTCTGGTCACAG CTGTCATCATGAGCTTGAGACTTCAAGAATCAACGGTTTACTGGGGAATATTGATGCAAACACTGGCGACCCTCAAGTTG GTTGGGATACGGACCAGTTTATGATGGATGTAGGAGAAGCAACATTAGTTATGCTCAGCGTTGTTAAAAAT GGAGGACTTGCACCGGGAGGATTCAATTTTGATGCAAAACT GCGAAGAGAAAGCACAGATGTCGAAGACTTGTTCGTTGCTCACATTGCTGGCATGGATACTTTGGCTCGTGGGCTCCGAAATGCTGCCAAGTTGATTGAG GATGGATCCCTGGCCGATCTCGTTCGCAGGAGGTATCAAAGTTTTGACTCTGAACTGGGGGCTCAAATAGAG GCTGGAAAAGCCGACTTTGAGTTGCTGGAGAAGAAGGCGATGGAATGGGGAGAACCCGTGGTTACTTCTGCTAAGCAG GAGTTGGCGGAGATGATCTTCCAGGCTGCCCTGTAA
- the LOC142554460 gene encoding RING-H2 finger protein ATL46-like encodes MLKLVIRGFTKRPASSSVSQSNRSFPDASNSRIFQRPLQQLFRLHDSGLDQSLVDVLPVFYYIEIIGSKEAFDCAVCLCEFSNSDKLKLLPDCSHAFHIHCIEPWLMSNSTCPLCRTPITNVSLEQLDLSYMDGKNESCSEQKSSRSTLEKGREPVISVRLGKLRGMSKGLDQDDKKREDAGIISSGNLDARRCYSMGAFQYIVGDNGDNLMKVKARYEADRCSCNKDGDGKRVINGRGSGDSLSVSKIWLWSIKGKFSLNTSGENDERGVLAENIIIESSLV; translated from the coding sequence ATGCTCAAGCTTGTAATCCGAGGCTTCACGAAAAGGCCCGCATCTTCTTCAGTTTCCCAATCCAACAGATCGTTCCCAGACGCCTCCAATTCCCGCATTTTCCAACGGCCATTGCAGCAACTCTTCCGGTTGCACGACTCAGGCCTCGACCAATCTCTGGTCGATGTTCTGCCAGTCTTTTACTATATAGAAATAATAGGGTCGAAAGAAGCATTTGATTGTGCAGTTTGCTTGTGTGAATTCTCAAACAGCGACAAGCTCAAATTGCTCCCTGATTGTAGCCATGCCTTTCATATCCATTGCATAGAACCATGGCTTATGTCAAACTCAACATGCCCTTTATGTAGAACCCCCATTACAAACGTCTCGTTAGAACAATTGGATTTGTCATACATGGATGGTAAGAACGAGTCTTGCTCGGAACAGAAGTCATCAAGAAGCACACTCGAAAAAGGCCGTGAACCGGTCATTTCTGTTAGGCTTGGCAAGTTGAGAGGCATGAGCAAAGGATTAGATCAGGATGACAAGAAGCGGGAAGATGCGGGTATTATCAGCAGTGGCAATCTTGATGCAAGAAGATGTTATTCAATGGGTGCATTTCAGTACATTGTCGGTGACAATGGGGATAATCTAATGAAGGTGAAAGCTCGATACGAAGCCGACCGATGTTCGTGTAATAAAGATGGAGATGGGAAGCGAGTCATCAATGGTAGGGGAAGTGGCGACAGCCTATCAGTTTCCAAGATTTGGCTATGGTCCATAAAAGGGAAATTTTCTTTGAACACTTCCGGTGAAAACGATGAAAGGGGTGTTCTTGCAGAGAATATAATAATAGAAAGTAGTTTAGTGTGA
- the LOC142554330 gene encoding uncharacterized protein LOC142554330, with the protein MEGGGFSRQNVESAHDFPTTVHQKRRLCLFFRRNTYDYESRPAVVVSWWQKIRPSLEEIRAGNSILALGLDALKRIREWSEILAGPRWKTFIRRFNRDKQSSKHLDFHYDPLSYAMNFDEGPGQNGHFDDDEEDRYFSRNFSSRYAKGSMDLGKGGPSTV; encoded by the coding sequence ATGGAGGGTGGTGGATTCTCGCGCCAAAATGTGGAGTCAGCCCATGATTTTCCTACGACCGTCCACCAGAAGCGCCGATTGTGTTTATTTTTCCGAAGGAACACCTACGATTACGAATCCCGCCCCGCCGTCGTGGTATCATGGTGGCAGAAGATACGGCCGTCGCTGGAGGAGATCCGTGCAGGGAACTCGATCTTGGCCCTTGGACTGGACGCGCTGAAGAGAATCCGCGAGTGGTCGGAGATCCTGGCGGGTCCGAGATGGAAGACCTTCATCCGTCGTTTCAACCGGGATAAACAAAGCAGCAAGCACTTGGATTTCCACTACGACCCGCTGAGCTACGCCATGAATTTCGACGAGGGACCGGGGCAGAACGGTCATTTCGACGACGACGAGGAGGATAGATACTTCTCGCGGAACTTCTCGTCCAGGTACGCCAAGGGTTCCATGGATCTCGGCAAGGGCGGGCCTAGCACCGTTTAA
- the LOC142554462 gene encoding putative CoA ligase CCL7, giving the protein MSTSLIYGKDGIYRSPRPPISLPKDPTMSMIPFLFRDISAISKIPALVDAETGLNLTFSDLRTQVFKLSLALLNLNISKNDVVLILSPNSVLFPVCFLAILSIGAIAAPANPQYTVNELTKQVHDSNPRLVITIHELYDKIKNFGLPCVMLSPKSSTFTDRTTNSPIWYFQELMKSDDTSEVLTWPSVLQTDAAAILYSSGTTGTSKGVVLTHRNFIASALMTTSDQETFNDSKNVFLCFLPMFHVFGLSTILYAQLQRGNTVVVMARYEIEKVLMAVETYKVTHLYVVPPVTVAFVKQSEIVKRYDVSCLREIGTGAAPLGKDVMEGCAKIFPQAALYQGYGMTETCGVISVESKKATTSSHSGSTGVLDPGVEAQIIDIHAMKPLPPSKTGEIQIRGLNVMQGYFKNQKATSETIDDQGWLRTGDLGYFDEEGQLFVVDRIKELIKCNGFQVAPAELEELLLSHPKIKDAAVIGLADAEAGEVPIAYVVPSFINSVAEEEVKKFVAQQVAPFKRLRKVIFVDEIPKSASGKILRRELRQKLISKL; this is encoded by the exons ATGTCGACATCTTTGATCTATGGCAAAGATGGAATTTACAGATCCCCGAGGCCTCCCATTTCCCTCCCCAAAGATCCCACGATGTCTATGATTCCATTCCTCTTCAGAGATATTTCTGCGATTTCGAAAATCCCTGCACTTGTTGATGCTGAAACTGGACTTAATTTGACATTTTCTGATCTCAGAACACAAGTTTTCAAGCTCTCACTAGCCCTTCTGAATCTCAACATCTCCAAGAATGATGTAGTTCTAATATTATCGCCGAATTCGGTCCTATTCCCTGTCTGTTTCTTGGCAATCTTGTCCATTGGTGCCATAGCTGCCCCCGCTAATCCACAGTATACCGTCAATGAGCTAACCAAACAAGTCCATGACTCGAACCCGAGACTTGTCATCACAATCCATGAACTCTATGATAAGATCAAGAATTTCGGTCTTCCTTGTGTTATGTTGAGTCCCAAGTCTTCAACTTTCACTGATAGGACAACAAATAGTCCAATTTGGTATTTTCAAGAGTTGATGAAATCTGATGATACATCCGAAGTACTAACATGGCCATCGGTTTTACAAACTGACGCTGCAGCCATTTTGTATTCCTCCGGTACAACAGGAACGAGCAAAGGCGTCGTTCTAACACACAGGAACTTCATTGCCTCGGCCTTGATGACCACGTCAGATCAAGAAACGTTTAACGATTCAAAGAACGTGTTTTTGTGCTTTCTCCCTATGTTTCACGTATTTGGCCTGTCGACTATTCTATATGCACAGCTGCAGAGAGGTAATACAGTGGTCGTTATGGCACGTTATGAGATCGAGAAAGTGTTGATGGCTGTGGAGACTTATAAGGTGACACATTTGTATGTTGTGCCCCCGGTGACTGTAGCGTTTGTTAAACAGAGTGAGATCGTCAAGCGGTACGACGTTTCATGCTTAAGAGAGATCGGTACGGGTGCTGCACCTTTGGGAAAGGATGTGATGGAAGGGTGTGCTAAAATTTTCCCACAAGCTGCTTTATATCAG GGTTATGGCATGACAGAAACATGTGGGGTAATTTCAGTAGAGAGTAAAAAAGCCACGACCTCTAGCCACTCCGGTTCCACCGGAGTTCTTGATCCAGGAGTTGAAGCTCAAATAATCGATATACATGCAATGAAACCTCTCCCACCTTCCAAGACAGGGGAAATTCAGATTCGTGGGCTAAACGTAATGCAAG GTTACTTCAAGAACCAAAAGGCGACCTCTGAAACTATAGATGATCAAGGTTGGTTACGCACCGGAGATCTCGGCTATTTTGATGAGGAGGGACAACTTTTTGTTGTGGACCGCATAAAAGAGCTTATTAAATGTAATGGATTTCAG GTCGCACCAGCAGAGCTAGAAGAGTTACTTCTTAGccatccaaaaataaaagacgCTGCTGTTATTGG GTTAGCAGATGCTGAAGCTGGTGAGGTCCCAATTGCCTATGTTGTCCCATCATTTATCAACTCAGTCGCGGAAGAAGAGGTCAAGAAATTTGTAGCACAACAG GTTGCACCCTTCAAAAGATTGAGGAAAGTGATATTTGTCGACGAAATCCCAAAGTCGGCCTCTGGAAAGATTTTGAGGAGGGAACTTAGGCAAAAATTGATATCTAAACTGTAA
- the LOC142553279 gene encoding uncharacterized protein LOC142553279 isoform X2 — MPGPGPHMIYALGSGQALLHATNGRFGPHHCVVYTINSFFGPDIGSFAEWLTSTLGLGRALGSSVEPWIHDPLYYVLILGLPLTMLYCWASRILLQKGLLASVSGIPLTRRQCFLLLSAGSLSHFFLDHLFEENGHSTMYTWILSTGWWKSRAPINPDAVVVIAILCTILICGFIYINRLKPLESLRKRTERSTRLTLIVAIVYCLWCAIQVYLVKPPRPAVGEEADLGVLVFLGIYFFLPQWLCILSMNPKEFQDSTEQLPL, encoded by the exons ATGCCGGGCCCGGGCCCTCACATGATATACGCTCTCGGGTCGGGCCAGGCTCTCCTTCATGCAACCAACGGGCGGTTCGGGCCACACCACTGCGTTGTGTACACGATCAATTCCTTCTTCGGGCCGGACATAGGTTCGTTCGCCGAGTGGTTAACTTCCACGCTGGGTTTGGGCCGGGCTCTAGGCTCCTCCGTCGAGCCGTGGATACACGACCCCTTGTACTATGTTCTGATTTTGGGTCTTCCTTTGACGATGCTATATTGTTGGGCTTCAAGAATTCTCCTCCAAAAGGGTCTTCTTGCTTCCGTTTCTGGG ATACCACTAACGAGGAGACAATGCTTCTTGTTGTTATCTGCGGGATCATTATCGCATTTTTTCTTGGATCACTTGTTTGAG GAGAATGGACATTCTACAATGTACACTTGGATCTTAAGCACCGGTTGGTGGAAGAGCCGAGCCCCGATCAACCCTGATGCTGTTGTTGTAATTGCCATTCTGTGCACAATCTTAATCTGTGGTTTTATTTATATCAACAG ATTAAAACCCTTGGAATCACTGAGAAAACGAACCGAAAGATCCACCAGATTAACCCTCATAGTCGCAATCGTTTACTGCCTATGGTGCGCGATTCAGGTTTATTTGGTTAAACCTCCTCGACCAGCTGTCGGGGAAGAGGCTGATCTTGGAGTTCTAGTGTTTCTTGGTATTTACTTTTTCTTGCCTCAGTGGTTGTGCATTCTTTCGATGAATCCAAAGGAGTTTCAAGATTCGACTGAACAACTTCCACTTTAG
- the LOC142553278 gene encoding nucleobase-ascorbate transporter 6-like isoform X1, translating to MSRRHTHQKISFRMFLIALPALLRGVLVESVSQYAGGAWNLQSILFCSYSEAILLGFQHYIVMLGTTVIIPSTLVPQMGGGNEEKAKVIQTLLFVAGLNTLLQTCFGTRLPAVMGGSYTFVAPTISIILSGRWSDPDPISKFKKIMRATQGAFIIASVVQIVLGFSGLWRNVARFLSPVSAVPLVALAGFGLYEFGFPGVANCVEIGLPQLIILVIFSQYLVHFVKPGKNIVDRFAVLFSVTVVWIYAHILTVGGAYNGKPTKTQTSCRTDRAGLISAAPWIRVPYPFQWGAPSFDAGEAFAMIMTAFVALVESTGGFIAVSRYASATPLPPSILSRGVGWQGIAILLSGVFGTANGSSVSIENAGLLALTRVGSRRVVQISAVFMLLFSVLGKFGAVFASIPTPIVAALYCLFFAYVGAAGLSFLQFCNLNSFRNKFILGFSIYLGLSVPQYFKEYTAINTYGPVHTSGRWFNDFVNTPFSSKPFVAGILAYFLDNTLHKKDGQIRKDRGKQWWDKFRTFKSDTRSEEFYSLPFKLNKYFPSV from the exons ATGAGCCGGCGCCACACCCACCAAAAGATCAGCTTCCGAATGTTTCTTATTGCATTACCAGCCCTCCTCCGTGGC GTTTTGGTAGAAAGTGTTAGTCAATATGCTGGTGGAGCCTGGAATTTGCAATCTATATTATTCTGTTCATATT CTGAGGCCATCCTTCTTGGATTTCAACATTATATAGTTATGCTTGGCACAACAGTCATCATACCCTCTACTCTGGTTCCACAAATGGGGGGAGGAAAT GAAGAGAAAGCCAAAGTTATCCAGACTTTATTGTTTGTTGCTGGGTTGAATACTCTGTTACAAACATGTTTTGGCACCAGATTACCTGCTGTAATGGGAGGTTCATATACCTTTGTTGCACCTACAATATCCATAATCTTGTCTGGTAGATGGAGCGACCCAGATCCTATATCG AAGTTTAAAAAGATAATGCGGGCCACCCAGGGTGCATTTATTATCGCCTCCGTTGTTCAAATAGTTCTCGGTTTCAGTGGTCTTTGGCGTAACGTTGCCAG GTTTCTGAGTCCAGTTTCAGCTGTTCCATTGGTGGCTCTTGCTGGTTTTGGCCTCTATGAGTTTGGTTTCCCCGGG GTTGCCAACTGTGTCGAGATAGGGTTGCCACAGCTCATAATTTTGGTTATCTTTTCTCAG TATTTGGTCCATTTCGTAAAGCCAGGAAAGAATATCGTGGACCGCTTTGCAGTTTTATTTTCAGTGACAGTTGTGTGGATTTATGCACATATATTAACTGTGGGGGGTGCCTACAATGGAAAGCCCACGAAGACCCAAACCAGCTGTAGAACCGACCGTGCTGGACTAATTAGCGCTGCTCCATG GATAAGAGTTCCATATCCCTTTCAATGGGGAGCACCTTCATTTGATGCTGGTGAAGCATTTGCCATGATTATGACCGCTTTTGTTGCTCTTGTAgag TCCACTGGTGGATTTATTGCTGTGTCCAGATATGCAAGTGCAACCCCTTTACCCCCATCCATTCTCAGTCGTGGTGTAGGGTGGCAG GGCATTGCGATCTTGTTATCCGGTGTGTTTGGAACTGCAAATGGGTCATCTGTATCCAT TGAGAATGCTGGTCTGTTAGCACTGACTCGTGTTGGCAGTCGAAGAGTAGTGCAGATATCTGCTGTGTTCATGCTTCTCTTTTCTGTTCTTG GAAAATTTGGAGCGGTCTTTGCTTCTATACCTACACCTATTGTGGCTGCTTTGTACTGCCTCTTTTTTGCCTATGTTG GTGCTGCGGGTTTAAGTTTTCTTCAGTTCTGTAACCTCAATAGTTTCCGGAACAAATTCATATTAGGCTTCTCTATTTATCTGGGCTTGTCTGTACCCCAGTACTTCAAGGAGTACACTGCCATCAACACATATGGTCCTGTGCACACATCGGGTCGATGG TTCAACGACTTCGTGAACACACCCTTTTCATCGAAACCTTTTGTGGCTGGTATTCTTGCATATTTCTTGGACAACACATTACACAAGAAGGATGGACAGATAAGGAAAGATAGGGGCAAGCAGTGGTGGGACAAATTCCGTACGTTCAAATCCGATACAAGAAGTGAGGAATTCTATTCACTTCCCTTCAAACTTAACAAATATTTCCCATCTGTGTGA
- the LOC142553278 gene encoding nucleobase-ascorbate transporter 6-like isoform X2 encodes MAGGAAPKADEPAPHPPKDQLPNVSYCITSPPPWPEAILLGFQHYIVMLGTTVIIPSTLVPQMGGGNEEKAKVIQTLLFVAGLNTLLQTCFGTRLPAVMGGSYTFVAPTISIILSGRWSDPDPISKFKKIMRATQGAFIIASVVQIVLGFSGLWRNVARFLSPVSAVPLVALAGFGLYEFGFPGVANCVEIGLPQLIILVIFSQYLVHFVKPGKNIVDRFAVLFSVTVVWIYAHILTVGGAYNGKPTKTQTSCRTDRAGLISAAPWIRVPYPFQWGAPSFDAGEAFAMIMTAFVALVESTGGFIAVSRYASATPLPPSILSRGVGWQGIAILLSGVFGTANGSSVSIENAGLLALTRVGSRRVVQISAVFMLLFSVLGKFGAVFASIPTPIVAALYCLFFAYVGAAGLSFLQFCNLNSFRNKFILGFSIYLGLSVPQYFKEYTAINTYGPVHTSGRWFNDFVNTPFSSKPFVAGILAYFLDNTLHKKDGQIRKDRGKQWWDKFRTFKSDTRSEEFYSLPFKLNKYFPSV; translated from the exons ATGGCAGGTGGAGCAGCACCAAAGGCAGATGAGCCGGCGCCACACCCACCAAAAGATCAGCTTCCGAATGTTTCTTATTGCATTACCAGCCCTCCTCCGTGGC CTGAGGCCATCCTTCTTGGATTTCAACATTATATAGTTATGCTTGGCACAACAGTCATCATACCCTCTACTCTGGTTCCACAAATGGGGGGAGGAAAT GAAGAGAAAGCCAAAGTTATCCAGACTTTATTGTTTGTTGCTGGGTTGAATACTCTGTTACAAACATGTTTTGGCACCAGATTACCTGCTGTAATGGGAGGTTCATATACCTTTGTTGCACCTACAATATCCATAATCTTGTCTGGTAGATGGAGCGACCCAGATCCTATATCG AAGTTTAAAAAGATAATGCGGGCCACCCAGGGTGCATTTATTATCGCCTCCGTTGTTCAAATAGTTCTCGGTTTCAGTGGTCTTTGGCGTAACGTTGCCAG GTTTCTGAGTCCAGTTTCAGCTGTTCCATTGGTGGCTCTTGCTGGTTTTGGCCTCTATGAGTTTGGTTTCCCCGGG GTTGCCAACTGTGTCGAGATAGGGTTGCCACAGCTCATAATTTTGGTTATCTTTTCTCAG TATTTGGTCCATTTCGTAAAGCCAGGAAAGAATATCGTGGACCGCTTTGCAGTTTTATTTTCAGTGACAGTTGTGTGGATTTATGCACATATATTAACTGTGGGGGGTGCCTACAATGGAAAGCCCACGAAGACCCAAACCAGCTGTAGAACCGACCGTGCTGGACTAATTAGCGCTGCTCCATG GATAAGAGTTCCATATCCCTTTCAATGGGGAGCACCTTCATTTGATGCTGGTGAAGCATTTGCCATGATTATGACCGCTTTTGTTGCTCTTGTAgag TCCACTGGTGGATTTATTGCTGTGTCCAGATATGCAAGTGCAACCCCTTTACCCCCATCCATTCTCAGTCGTGGTGTAGGGTGGCAG GGCATTGCGATCTTGTTATCCGGTGTGTTTGGAACTGCAAATGGGTCATCTGTATCCAT TGAGAATGCTGGTCTGTTAGCACTGACTCGTGTTGGCAGTCGAAGAGTAGTGCAGATATCTGCTGTGTTCATGCTTCTCTTTTCTGTTCTTG GAAAATTTGGAGCGGTCTTTGCTTCTATACCTACACCTATTGTGGCTGCTTTGTACTGCCTCTTTTTTGCCTATGTTG GTGCTGCGGGTTTAAGTTTTCTTCAGTTCTGTAACCTCAATAGTTTCCGGAACAAATTCATATTAGGCTTCTCTATTTATCTGGGCTTGTCTGTACCCCAGTACTTCAAGGAGTACACTGCCATCAACACATATGGTCCTGTGCACACATCGGGTCGATGG TTCAACGACTTCGTGAACACACCCTTTTCATCGAAACCTTTTGTGGCTGGTATTCTTGCATATTTCTTGGACAACACATTACACAAGAAGGATGGACAGATAAGGAAAGATAGGGGCAAGCAGTGGTGGGACAAATTCCGTACGTTCAAATCCGATACAAGAAGTGAGGAATTCTATTCACTTCCCTTCAAACTTAACAAATATTTCCCATCTGTGTGA